The genomic interval CGGTTTTTGAAGGATGTTGTCACAAAGAAGCAAGGGCAGTCTATCTGATTGGGAAACCGGAGGCCCATATTATCAAGTTGGGGTATCGGGAATCGAATGTCAAGGGAGAGAGCGGCAGGTCACGCTTTCGCTTGCGGCGGAAACTAAGACCTGCCGCAACGTTGAAGGGCTTCTGAGGGCGTTGTTAAAATATCGAGCAAGACGAATCGAGCGCGAAATTAGAAGTTGTCAAGTCCGCTCGACCGGCACGCAAAAGGCCACCGTGGTCGAGGGACTTGACCTACTGGGCTAAGACCTGCCGCAACCTTGACAATATGATTAAGAGGAAATTCGTCCATCTAATTCCATTTGACTTTTCACATTTTTTCCGATATATATACGGCATCTTTGAGGATATGGAAATATGATTGGAACTGCGAAAGATACGATATCTGATTTAAAGACACGACTTTCCAAATTAGGGAGGTTTCTTTGACCTGGAAGGACGTCGTGAAAAAATTAACAAGTTGGAGCAGTTGACCCACGCCCAGGATTTCTGGAGCGATAATCAGCGGGCGCAATCTATCCTCAAAGAGATTTCGGAACACCGCAAGTGGCTCGATAAAGTCGAGAAATTCAATCGCGACCTCACCGACATGGAAGAACTTCTGGCGCTGACCGAAGGAGAAGACTCCGCCGACGCCAGAGAAATCGAGCAGTCGCTGGCGCAGATGAGCGCCGATATGGAAAAGCTGGAGATGGCGACATTGCTCTCCGGTCCTGATGACGCCCGCAACGCCATACTGACTATTCACCCCGGCGCCGGCGGCACCGAGTCACAGGACTGGGCCGAGATGCTTTTCCGGATGTACAACCGCTGGTGCGAGATAAAGGGATATAAAGTGAGCCTGCTTGATTACCTTCCGGGCGAAGAAGCGGGCTTGAAATCGGCGACGCTCGAAATTACGGGAGAGTATGCCTATGGCTATCTCAAGGCGGAATCGGGAGTGCATCGGCTGGTGCGGATATCGCCGTTTGACGCCAACAGCCGACGGCATACGTCGTTTGTCTCGGTCTTTGTCTATCCCGAAGTGGAAGATAATATCGCGATTGAAATAAAAGATGATGATATACGGATAGATACCTATCGCTCCTCCGGAGCCGGCGGGCAGCATGTGAATAAGACCTCATCGGCGGTGCGTATTACCCATTTCCCGACCGGAATAGTGGTGCAGTGTCAGAATGAGCGAAGCCAGATAAAGAACCGGGAGGTGGCGTTTCGGATTTTGCGTTCGCGGCTTTATCAGTTGCAGGTGGAAGAGCAGCGGAAGAAACGGGACGCGATAGAGAAATCGAAGAAGAAAATCGAATGGGGAAGCCAGATACGAAGTTACGTGTTTCATCCCTACAACATGGTGAAAGACCATCGGACAGACGTGGAGACCTCGAATGTGCAGGCGGTGATGGATGGGGATTTAGATAAGTTTATAGAGGCGTATCTGGCGAACCCGGAGCTGAATGAGAGGTAGGGATACGAGCAGATGAAGGACTCCGCCTTAAGCGGAGCCGCGCACAGAGGAAAGGCACGAAACCGTAACGGCTTCGTGCATCGCACTGGGTTCCCGCCTTCGCGTGAATGACAGTCAGGGTCGCGGGGACCCTGAGCCACGATTCGCTGGCGAACCCGGAGTTGAATGAGAGATAGTCGAGTAGGTCAAAATCCCTCTTGGGTTTTGACAATAATTCATCCTCGCCGTAGGCGGGGACGAAAATGTCGAAACCATAAAGGATTCGACCTGCGATGAAGATGCAGACAGGATTTTTGGATATAATTTGCAGGAGAAGATATAATGACAGCAACATCTGGTGAGGGGCAAAATATTCTTGAGGTAATTAAAGAGAAGGCGCGAGCGAAGAAAAGACGGGTGGTGCTTCCGGAGGGGCATGAGCCGCGGGTGATAGCGGCGGCAAAGATGATAGTCGAGCAGAAGATTGCTTCGGTAACGATACTGGGAGATAAAGATACTGTCGCCAGGCATGCCCGAGAGTACGCCCTGGAGTTAGACAAAGTACAGCTGATTGACCCAAAAAAAAGCGAGCTTCTCCCCGCTTTTACCAAAGAGTATTATGAACTTCGGAAAGCCAAAGGGATAACTCAGGCGCAAGCCGAAGAGACAATGAAGAATATTCTCTTTTTCGGAGCGATGCTGGTGCGGAAAGATTTAGCCGACGGTTCCGTGGCCGGCTCTGTGAACACAACCGGAGATGTATTGCGGGCGGGGATTCAGGTGATAGGAATGGCGCCGGGGATAAAGACAGTCTCGGGGGCTTTTATGATGGTGGTGCCGAAATACCGCGACCAGGTAAACAAAGTCTTTTTGTATGCCGATTCCGCGGTGGTGCCGAATCCGGACCCGGAGCAGCTGGCATCGATAGCGGTCTCGACGGCGCAGACGATGAAAAACCTGATAGGTGAAGAGCCGAAAGTGGCGATGCTTTCGTTTTCGACCAAAGGTTCGGCGAAACATGAGGATGTCGATAAAGTCCTGGCGGCGCTGGAGATTTTAAGAAAGAACTATCCTGACTTGAAAGTCGACGGTGAATTTCAGGTGGATGCGGCGATTGTTCCGGAGGTGGCGAAATCGAAAGCGCCTGGCTCGGAGATTGCCGGGTATGCCAATGTGCTGATATTTCCGGATTTGGATGCCGGGAACATTGCCTATAAATTGACCCAGCGGCTGGCCAATGCCAGCGCCACCGGACCGATAATACAGGGACTGGCCAAGCCGTCCAATGACCTCTCGCGCGGCTGTTCGGCGCAGGATATTGTCGATACCACCGCCATAGCGATGCTAATGAAAGGATGAAAATATGACCATAAGCAAACTGGCGCGGGACATTAAGGAGTCGCCGACGCTGAAATTGAACGAAGCGGCGGGGAAACTTCGCGACCGCGGCGAACCGGTGATTCATCTGGGCGCCGGCGAACCGAAAAGCAAAGTGCCGCTGGATGCGATTTTAAACGGCGCGGCGAAACTGACCACGGCGGATATTCGCTATACGCCGACCGAAGGTATCTCATCGCTGATTAAAGCGGTGGTGCGGTACACCGAAGAGAGTTACAGGAAAGTTATCAGCACCAAGAATGTAATAATTTCCAACGGGGCGAAACATTCGATTTACAACCTGATGGTGACCCTGGTTGACCCGCAGGATGAAGTGATTATCCTGGCGCCATACTGGGTAAGTTACCCGGAAATTGTAAAGATGGTGTACGGCAAACCGGTGATTGTGGGACCGGAGGATGGCAGGTTTCTTCCGAGTATAGAAGATATCGAAGAAGTGATGAGTTCTTATACCAAGGCGATAATAGTCAACAGCCCTAATAATCCCTCGGGGGCGGTCTATCCCGCGGAGTTTATTGCGCAGATTGTGGAGCTGTGCGAGAAGAAAAATATCTACCTGATAATGGATGATATCTATCACAAACTGGTTTTTAACGGGAAACAGGCGGTATCGTGCTACAAATACGCCAAAGACCAGTCCGATTCCTCGCGGCTGATTGTTGTCAACGGGGTATCGAAGATGTACGCCATGACCGGTTTTCGTATCGGCTGGACTGTCGCCAACACCAAGATAATAGAAGCGATGATAAACGTTCAGGCGCAGAATATGTCCTGTCCGTCGGTGGTCCTTCAGGAGGCGGCGGCGGGAGCATTGAATGGAGTGCAGAGCGGAGTGGAGGCGCTGCGGCTGATGCTTCAGAATAACCGCGATGTAATGGTGAATGAACTGCGAGCCTTCACCGGCGTGAAAATTATCCCGCCCGACGGGACATTTTATTGCCTTCCGGACTTCAGCGCATACAGCAAAGACTCGGTGGCGCTCTCGAAGTTCCTCTTGGAGAAAGCGCTGGTGGTGACGGTGCCGGGGAAAGAATTCGGCCTGGAGGGGCATTTGCGTTTGAGTTACTGCGGTTCGGTCAAGGAGATAATGGAAGGGGTGGCGCGGATAAAATGGGCGCTGGACCCCGAATCCCCGAATGAGATCTATATTGGCGACAGAAGATACAGGAGAGACTGGAAATGAGCCATTACATACTGGATATAAAGACGCCGGCGCTGTCCCAGGCGAAAAGCCTTAAAAGCGAATTCGGACTGGAGCATATCGGCTTTCGAAATCTGAACAATGTTTACTGGAATCTTCCCACCGAAGCGCTCTACGAGGAAGCGATTTTCCGGGGCGAAGGGAGAATCTCCTTCCAGGGACCATTTATAGTCAATACCGGCAAACATACGGCGCGCGCCGCCAATGATAAGTTTATCGTGCGGGAGCCCAATTCCGAAGGGAATATCTGGTGGGGGCAGTACAACAGGCCCTTCAGTGTGGACAAATTCAACGCCGTCTATCAGCGCCTGCTCGGATTTCTTGAAGGAAGGGATATATTCGTGCAGGACTGTTACGGCGGCGCCGACCCGAATTACCGTCTGCCGGTCAGAATTGTCACGGAGCTTGCCTGGCACTCTCACTTTGCGCGGAATATGTTTATCCCGCCGAGTACCAATGATGAATTGAAGAAATTCGTGCCGGAATTCACCGTCATCGCGGTGCCGTCGTTTCAAGGGATGCCGGAAGTGGACGGCACCCTGAGCCCGACTTTTATTCTTCTCAGTTTCGACCAGAAAATCTGCCTGATTGGCGGAAGCGGTTACGGCGGGGAGATTAAGAAATCGATTTTCACGGTGCTTAATTATCTTCTGCCGCTGGATGGAATAATGACGATGCACTGCTCCGCCAATGTCGGCGACAACGGCGAATCGGCCCTCTTTTTTGGTCTCTCCGGCACCGGCAAAACTACCCTTTCGGCTGACCCGAAACGGAAACTGGTCGGCGATGATGAGCATGGCTGGAGTGATGAAGGGATTTTTAATTTTGAGAATGGCTGCTATGCCAAGGTAATCGCCCTCTCCCCTACCGCCGAACCGCAGATTTATGCCTGCACTCGGAAATTCGGGACGATTCTGGAGAACGTGATATTCGACCCGGTGACTCGTCTGCTTGACCTTGACGATGATATGCGGACCGAGAACACAAGAGCATCCTATCCGCTGAGCTTTATCGAGAATGCCGTTCCGGACAAGATGGCGGGGCATCCGAAAAATATTTTAATGCTGACCTGTGACGCCTCCGGGGTAATGCCGCCGATAGCGAAGCTTACTCCGGAGCAGGCGATGTATCATTTTATTTCCGGATATACCGCCAAGGTTGCCGGCACCGAAATCGGGCTGGGGAAAGAGCCGGAAATTACTTTCAGCGCCTGTTTCGGGGCCCCCTTTATGGTGCATCATCCGTACCATTATGCCGAGATGCTCAAGAACAAGATTATGAAGCATAAGGTCAACTGCTGGCTGGTCAATACCGGCTGGACCGGCGGACCATACGGAATCGGAAAGCGGATGAGTATTCATCATACCCGCGCCCTGCTCAATGCGGC from Candidatus Zixiibacteriota bacterium carries:
- the prfB gene encoding peptide chain release factor 2 (programmed frameshift), coding for MIGTAKDTISDLKTRLSKLGGFFDLEGRREKINKLEQLTHAQDFWSDNQRAQSILKEISEHRKWLDKVEKFNRDLTDMEELLALTEGEDSADAREIEQSLAQMSADMEKLEMATLLSGPDDARNAILTIHPGAGGTESQDWAEMLFRMYNRWCEIKGYKVSLLDYLPGEEAGLKSATLEITGEYAYGYLKAESGVHRLVRISPFDANSRRHTSFVSVFVYPEVEDNIAIEIKDDDIRIDTYRSSGAGGQHVNKTSSAVRITHFPTGIVVQCQNERSQIKNREVAFRILRSRLYQLQVEEQRKKRDAIEKSKKKIEWGSQIRSYVFHPYNMVKDHRTDVETSNVQAVMDGDLDKFIEAYLANPELNER
- the pta gene encoding phosphate acetyltransferase, with translation MTATSGEGQNILEVIKEKARAKKRRVVLPEGHEPRVIAAAKMIVEQKIASVTILGDKDTVARHAREYALELDKVQLIDPKKSELLPAFTKEYYELRKAKGITQAQAEETMKNILFFGAMLVRKDLADGSVAGSVNTTGDVLRAGIQVIGMAPGIKTVSGAFMMVVPKYRDQVNKVFLYADSAVVPNPDPEQLASIAVSTAQTMKNLIGEEPKVAMLSFSTKGSAKHEDVDKVLAALEILRKNYPDLKVDGEFQVDAAIVPEVAKSKAPGSEIAGYANVLIFPDLDAGNIAYKLTQRLANASATGPIIQGLAKPSNDLSRGCSAQDIVDTTAIAMLMKG
- a CDS encoding pyridoxal phosphate-dependent aminotransferase produces the protein MTISKLARDIKESPTLKLNEAAGKLRDRGEPVIHLGAGEPKSKVPLDAILNGAAKLTTADIRYTPTEGISSLIKAVVRYTEESYRKVISTKNVIISNGAKHSIYNLMVTLVDPQDEVIILAPYWVSYPEIVKMVYGKPVIVGPEDGRFLPSIEDIEEVMSSYTKAIIVNSPNNPSGAVYPAEFIAQIVELCEKKNIYLIMDDIYHKLVFNGKQAVSCYKYAKDQSDSSRLIVVNGVSKMYAMTGFRIGWTVANTKIIEAMINVQAQNMSCPSVVLQEAAAGALNGVQSGVEALRLMLQNNRDVMVNELRAFTGVKIIPPDGTFYCLPDFSAYSKDSVALSKFLLEKALVVTVPGKEFGLEGHLRLSYCGSVKEIMEGVARIKWALDPESPNEIYIGDRRYRRDWK
- the pckA gene encoding phosphoenolpyruvate carboxykinase (ATP) — encoded protein: MSHYILDIKTPALSQAKSLKSEFGLEHIGFRNLNNVYWNLPTEALYEEAIFRGEGRISFQGPFIVNTGKHTARAANDKFIVREPNSEGNIWWGQYNRPFSVDKFNAVYQRLLGFLEGRDIFVQDCYGGADPNYRLPVRIVTELAWHSHFARNMFIPPSTNDELKKFVPEFTVIAVPSFQGMPEVDGTLSPTFILLSFDQKICLIGGSGYGGEIKKSIFTVLNYLLPLDGIMTMHCSANVGDNGESALFFGLSGTGKTTLSADPKRKLVGDDEHGWSDEGIFNFENGCYAKVIALSPTAEPQIYACTRKFGTILENVIFDPVTRLLDLDDDMRTENTRASYPLSFIENAVPDKMAGHPKNILMLTCDASGVMPPIAKLTPEQAMYHFISGYTAKVAGTEIGLGKEPEITFSACFGAPFMVHHPYHYAEMLKNKIMKHKVNCWLVNTGWTGGPYGIGKRMSIHHTRALLNAALDGKLLNVEYYTDPVFGFQVPKSCEGVPEKVLNPINTWDDRHAYKDKYLQLGALFIENFKKFRDGCPPEIVQAGPVKKDFAV